The genomic window CGGCGAATATACGCGAAATTCAAACATGTACCTTATTGTAAAAGTGGGGTGTACCCCAAAAAGACACACCTGATTAAAGACCCACCCCGGCATCGATATAAATCCCCCATGCAGCCAGGGAAAACAACCAAGTGGAACAAAAAGTGCAAGAGGTGTGGGATCGCCCATGCGCCTAGGGGGGGCAACCTCTTCCTGAGCAGCGAAAAAGCTGATCAAGACGCCCCAAAAAGTTCAAGTAGGCGAGACATCCCTCGCGGGATGACGCTGAGATACAGCCGAAACTGCACTCTGCACGCTTCCAAGCAAAACCGTCTCCCCGGGCCCATGCCCGGAAATTCAGTAATGCAATCCACGTGCGGTTTTAACGTCTGCTTCCGTCCGGAGCCGACGGCCCCCTCTACGGGGAGACGCTCGCCACCCTAACAGGACCCTGCGCCCCTGTGAACCACCGTTACCCAGTTCGAATTTAAGTTCGACGCTATCGGAGGGTGTCCACCCCAGTAGTTATCCTGCTCGTCCACTCACCACGAAAGGGCAACAAGGATGACCAATTCACCACAAGCTAAAAAATCCTCACCCAACACCAATCATGACCACGAAGGCTTCGTGTTTCGGCTCATTCCCACCCCTCAGCAAGAAGCCCTGTTTGAGGAGATGACACGGGCAGCACACTGGGGGTTCAACGCATTCACCGAAGCCTGGCAGAAGTACGACGAAAACTACCGGGCAAGAAAAGATCAGCTCCTGGCTGCCGGCGTGAACGCCAGCAGCGTGAACAAGCTGATCAAAAAAGAGGCCGAAACCAACCCAGCACTAAAAAACCGCACCGTTTTTCATTTGAGACAGATGTTTTAACTCCCGAAATCCGGCGTCACCGGGAGGCAGCAAAACTGCTGTGGCAACGAGACCACGGGAAACGATGGTCACCTCAACACCAAGAACGGCTTGATGCTGTCTGGAGTCCCGATACCAAGGGCGCCCGCCCCTTTCTCCATCTCGTCAACCGTCGCTGCCCCGTCAGTGGAATCAAAAACGCAGCCGAGGCCATGAAAAACTACTACGCCAGTAAAACTGGTCGAAGAAAAGGCCGGGCTATGGGAAAACCCCAGCGCAAGACCCACCGATCTCGGAAATCAGTCACCATTCACCCAGACAGCAGAATGGGGCCAAAAGGCTGCCCTCCACCCCGAGGGCAGCCCCAGATCACCGGGTACAAGCATCTATACCTGGCCAATCTTTTCTCGCATGCCTCCAAGCCGGATAAAAAAGACCGGATATTGCGCGTACGCGTCCATGGCTCCACCAGACGGTTGGTCAAAGCTCTGCAGAACCACCCTGACGCCAAAATCAGCAATTTTACGATCTCCCAAAAAGGCGGCTACTGGTACGTCGCTGTGATGGTTAAGTCAGCTCAACGCCAACCATCGCTAACCCGACGGCAAAAACAAGCAGACACCCTGGGCATCGATATCGGCATCCACAACTACCTATCGCTCTCGGATGGCTCCACAGTCATCCAGCTTCCACCACTGCTCCAGCGCAACATCAAACGATCGAAAAACCTACGTAAAAAGCTGGCCCGGAGCCAAAAGGG from Corynebacterium confusum includes these protein-coding regions:
- a CDS encoding RNA-guided endonuclease InsQ/TnpB family protein, which codes for MWQRDHGKRWSPQHQERLDAVWSPDTKGARPFLHLVNRRCPVSGIKNAAEAMKNYYASKTGRRKGRAMGKPQRKTHRSRKSVTIHPDSRMGPKGCPPPRGQPQITGYKHLYLANLFSHASKPDKKDRILRVRVHGSTRRLVKALQNHPDAKISNFTISQKGGYWYVAVMVKSAQRQPSLTRRQKQADTLGIDIGIHNYLSLSDGSTVIQLPPLLQRNIKRSKNLRKKLARSQKGSNRRRKLIATIKRVDHELKLQRDGFVHQITAELARNYALIGIEDLNVKGMTRSARGTVDAPGTNVRAKSSLNRRMLEGIPGEFRRQLEYKTKRTGAALEVIDRFYPSSKTCSRCGWKNENLSLSNRQFTCLECGLSLDRDHNAALNIAAEAERKHLKDTKSPKPSHD
- a CDS encoding helix-turn-helix domain-containing protein, with translation MTNSPQAKKSSPNTNHDHEGFVFRLIPTPQQEALFEEMTRAAHWGFNAFTEAWQKYDENYRARKDQLLAAGVNASSVNKLIKKEAETNPALKNRTVFHLRQMF